One Candidatus Vicinibacter affinis DNA window includes the following coding sequences:
- a CDS encoding polysaccharide deacetylase family protein, producing the protein MKQQNKLFTLFEMFIFTIVMTDIPILTEQPSRRLNYVLDFINSQYSDLRLVAVQIPIISVPGEPLLIYSDLPPTEGIYIASCGYLKDGADMPKSKLVKSFPMPYIFPAQHKDLFGFDIFAAIFWMLSRTEEYGPIKTDEHGRFEANNSAAHLAGILKLPIVDHWVGELVKSLNKLFEKDFQRNPQKQTFKLTVDIDQAYKFIHKPVWKNLGALLMDFLTFEWDELANRFSILSQKKIDPFDSYNQILNFDLPKNSLYFFFLCGGTSKFDTHLDIRTRPIQKLIAKIKSKALIGIHPSYSASTNQTELSNEKQLLEKVSGEKITRSRQHYLKLTFPETYRMLIDAGINEDYTMGFSDETGFRAGTCHSFLWYDLIKDEVSSLRIHPLIAMDRTYLNYMKLRPQEAIDDMILLYQNCKHFGGTFQLLWHNSSFDVEGEWNGWENVLDEIMKVHFSEEHS; encoded by the coding sequence TTGAATTATGTGCTCGATTTTATTAATAGCCAATATTCCGATCTGAGACTGGTTGCGGTACAGATTCCTATTATCTCCGTACCGGGTGAACCCTTGCTGATTTATTCTGACCTTCCACCGACAGAAGGCATCTACATAGCCAGTTGTGGCTATCTGAAGGATGGGGCCGATATGCCAAAATCAAAGCTAGTCAAAAGTTTTCCGATGCCCTATATCTTTCCTGCGCAACACAAAGACCTTTTCGGCTTTGATATTTTCGCAGCCATATTCTGGATGCTTTCCAGAACAGAAGAATATGGCCCCATTAAAACTGATGAACACGGGAGATTTGAGGCCAATAATTCTGCCGCTCACCTGGCCGGAATTCTCAAACTTCCAATAGTAGATCATTGGGTAGGTGAATTGGTTAAAAGCCTTAATAAACTATTTGAAAAAGATTTTCAAAGAAATCCGCAGAAGCAAACTTTTAAATTGACAGTTGATATTGATCAGGCTTATAAATTTATTCATAAACCGGTCTGGAAAAATCTTGGGGCTTTATTGATGGATTTCCTGACTTTTGAATGGGATGAATTGGCAAACAGATTTTCGATTTTATCACAAAAAAAAATTGATCCCTTTGATAGCTACAATCAAATACTAAATTTTGACTTACCAAAAAATTCCTTATACTTTTTCTTCCTTTGTGGTGGCACGAGTAAATTTGATACACACCTGGATATACGGACACGGCCCATTCAAAAACTGATTGCAAAGATTAAGTCAAAAGCCCTGATTGGTATTCATCCTTCCTATTCGGCTTCTACCAATCAAACGGAACTTTCAAATGAAAAGCAATTACTTGAAAAAGTGTCCGGTGAAAAAATTACCCGCAGCAGACAACACTATCTCAAGCTCACCTTTCCGGAAACTTATCGCATGCTCATTGATGCCGGAATAAACGAAGATTACACCATGGGGTTCTCAGATGAAACAGGATTCCGAGCCGGGACTTGCCACAGTTTCTTATGGTATGATCTGATCAAAGATGAAGTCAGCAGTTTAAGAATTCATCCATTAATTGCGATGGACAGAACTTATCTCAATTATATGAAGCTCCGTCCACAGGAAGCAATTGATGATATGATTTTACTTTATCAGAACTGTAAACACTTTGGTGGCACTTTTCAATTACTGTGGCACAACAGCAGCTTTGACGTTGAAGGAGAATGGAACGGCTGGGAAAATGTACTGGATGAAATAATGAAAGTTCACTTTTCTGAAGAACATTCATAA
- a CDS encoding T9SS type A sorting domain-containing protein — MSKNIYSLTVQLFIFLESAISEFCKILSFSSMMGLLLLLAMSSPSFSQPCLKDTTPPKLDLFQDLEWIMNPSQPYLTTADLIKSLDDDCDSSPRSHFRKPITSKFYPIHYANIGKKEYVQIYAFDKTGNRAVSNTLLHVISPDCANDKIPPIVNCKKYAQFVIDISVKILAKDLVLPEYWENCGGVNFSFDSLQISDTLVRDQTFINKDELIKVFCRDEAGNINSCLINVAYINVVDPCALDSVAPVMKCKKEITVDMGENSYKEIKINEVLLETSDNCSKVFTSFSPNGMSDKVVIGKFNGNGIFNLYCTDNSGNQRYCTFKINIQSSLPDCNNDHSAPFLQCKESMDIYLLGKNDSLRPDDFINLLSDNCDSNPVLSFTENNILSSIAIPKNKAGTTEQLIVYANDQSKNQSQCITHVRYIPLFHCLGDSIPPTLKCGPNPIVYFSDYDEKIFMSNFLDVAYDHCSAVNLSFDLEGKVKFLSNYSDLYGIHSSFGEISIYGKDALGNLSVANCKYQRIKMPYIFKIPVKLFSNFEDEDFEKVKIIVTTETGNQTITNIKKDPSPYINFYVHENEKIINLAIDFPKDSFENFYIRTIDRFEVQSIILGTSKFNQPYNFVLADSDCNGEINILDIYQQREFQLGKLLNDSCIGLFKGLFIDKSGNVLGNSIQFNTSQSDTSSVVLSIIGNLYKEEVGHTANKLNPIRVFDGDKLFLSTKNINCQSGQHYNIEFVMSDSMLYSGLQLNIPYDSSLLILDTIYSNLNLRSRDYHKSIGDVKIAWVNFLNPTLGSIAPSLSLGFTAKNDFKLSDAIRDDYQSISNFAMDNNSKVRPIKIDFSDINQNHESASEANYIFCFPNPTTENVSIVGKMESTSNCTMDIYDAGGLLTNRQLINLSDGRIQHEIRFEHNGLYLVKIISDNGTTLTHKILVSK, encoded by the coding sequence ATGAGTAAAAATATCTACAGCTTAACTGTCCAGCTGTTCATCTTTTTGGAGTCAGCGATTTCAGAATTTTGTAAAATTTTGAGTTTCTCAAGTATGATGGGGCTTCTCCTCCTATTGGCTATGAGCTCACCATCATTTAGCCAACCATGCCTCAAAGATACTACTCCGCCTAAATTGGATCTTTTTCAGGACTTGGAGTGGATCATGAATCCATCTCAACCATACCTGACTACTGCAGATCTCATCAAATCTCTTGATGATGATTGTGACTCTTCTCCAAGATCCCATTTTAGAAAACCCATTACCTCAAAATTTTATCCAATCCACTACGCCAACATAGGAAAAAAAGAATATGTACAAATATATGCTTTTGACAAAACCGGAAACAGAGCTGTATCTAATACATTGCTTCATGTAATTTCTCCGGATTGTGCAAATGACAAGATACCACCCATAGTCAATTGCAAAAAATATGCTCAATTTGTGATAGACATTTCTGTTAAAATTCTTGCAAAGGATTTGGTCCTTCCGGAATATTGGGAGAATTGTGGCGGTGTAAATTTCTCCTTTGATTCCCTCCAAATCAGTGACACGCTGGTTAGAGATCAAACATTTATAAATAAGGATGAATTAATAAAAGTATTTTGCAGAGACGAAGCCGGAAACATCAACTCTTGTTTGATTAATGTAGCTTATATCAATGTCGTTGATCCTTGCGCGCTGGATTCTGTTGCTCCAGTTATGAAGTGTAAAAAAGAAATTACAGTTGACATGGGTGAAAATTCCTATAAAGAAATCAAAATAAATGAAGTATTATTAGAAACTTCGGACAATTGTTCTAAAGTTTTTACTTCATTTTCACCAAATGGTATGAGCGACAAGGTAGTAATCGGCAAATTTAATGGCAATGGAATCTTTAATTTATATTGTACGGACAATTCTGGAAATCAACGCTACTGTACGTTCAAGATAAACATTCAATCCTCCCTTCCGGACTGCAACAACGATCATTCAGCACCTTTCCTTCAATGCAAGGAATCAATGGATATCTATTTACTGGGTAAGAATGACAGTTTGCGACCTGATGACTTTATAAATTTATTGTCTGACAATTGTGATTCCAATCCTGTACTGTCTTTTACAGAAAATAATATTCTGTCTTCTATTGCGATCCCAAAAAATAAAGCCGGCACAACAGAACAACTGATTGTTTATGCCAATGATCAATCAAAAAATCAATCTCAATGCATTACCCATGTAAGGTATATCCCTCTATTTCATTGCCTTGGGGATTCAATTCCTCCTACTTTAAAGTGTGGACCGAATCCTATTGTTTATTTTTCAGATTATGATGAAAAAATTTTTATGTCCAACTTTTTGGATGTAGCTTATGACCATTGTTCAGCTGTAAACTTGAGCTTTGATCTGGAAGGAAAAGTAAAATTTCTGTCCAATTATTCAGATTTGTATGGCATTCACTCAAGTTTTGGAGAAATATCCATATACGGTAAAGATGCTTTAGGGAATTTATCCGTGGCAAATTGTAAATATCAAAGAATAAAAATGCCATATATATTTAAAATACCGGTAAAATTATTTTCCAATTTTGAAGATGAAGATTTTGAAAAAGTTAAAATTATCGTTACAACTGAGACAGGAAACCAAACCATTACCAATATAAAAAAAGACCCAAGTCCATATATTAATTTCTACGTTCATGAAAATGAAAAAATTATCAACCTTGCTATAGATTTTCCAAAGGATAGTTTTGAGAACTTTTATATAAGGACCATTGACAGATTTGAAGTTCAATCCATCATCCTTGGTACTTCCAAATTCAACCAACCTTATAATTTTGTGTTGGCCGATTCTGATTGCAATGGAGAAATAAATATTTTAGATATTTATCAACAGCGTGAATTCCAACTAGGCAAACTTTTGAATGACAGCTGTATTGGACTTTTTAAAGGTCTGTTCATAGATAAATCCGGAAATGTACTTGGAAATTCAATTCAATTTAATACTTCACAATCAGATACCTCTAGCGTGGTTCTTAGTATTATCGGAAACCTTTACAAGGAAGAAGTTGGACATACTGCCAACAAACTAAACCCAATTAGGGTATTTGACGGAGACAAGCTATTTCTAAGTACAAAAAATATTAATTGTCAATCCGGCCAGCATTATAATATTGAATTTGTGATGTCTGATTCGATGCTGTACAGCGGATTACAGTTAAATATTCCCTACGACTCTTCCTTACTTATTTTGGATACCATTTATTCAAATTTGAACTTGAGGTCCAGAGATTACCATAAAAGTATTGGGGATGTAAAAATAGCATGGGTGAATTTTTTAAATCCAACACTTGGAAGTATTGCTCCAAGCCTAAGTTTGGGTTTCACTGCAAAGAATGATTTTAAACTCAGTGATGCCATAAGGGACGACTACCAGTCAATTAGCAATTTTGCGATGGATAATAATTCCAAAGTGCGTCCAATTAAAATTGATTTTTCCGACATCAATCAAAATCATGAAAGTGCGTCCGAAGCTAATTACATTTTTTGCTTTCCCAATCCAACTACGGAAAATGTTTCTATTGTAGGTAAAATGGAAAGTACTTCGAATTGCACAATGGATATCTATGATGCAGGTGGCCTGTTAACCAATCGCCAACTAATAAATCTTTCGGATGGTCGTATTCAGCATGAAATTAGATTTGAGCACAATGGATTGTATCTTGTAAAAATAATTAGTGACAATGGAACTACACTTACCCACAAAATATTGGTAAGTAAATAA
- a CDS encoding amino acid permease — protein sequence MFKGIFRRKKISQIGDESLHDDHMHKVLSVKDLTALGIAAIVGAGIFSTIGTAAAEGGPGVVFLFLFTAVACGFAAFCYAEFASMIPVSGSAYTYSYVAFGEIFAWIIGWALIMEYAIGNITVAISWSDYFCGFLSGLGIHLPQWMQMDYFTAHNGYMEAEGLMKAGTPLENLGMNMQLAYQAYLSAPVLGGFHFVADLPALLIIFIITWLVYIGIKESRNASNIMVVIKILIVIAVIIVGAFYVNPQNWDPFMPNGIGGVLKGVSAVFFAYIGFDAISTTAEECKNPQRDLPRSMMYAIIICTILYVLIALVLTGMVKYSELAVGDPLAFVFAKLHLDWMSGIIAVSAIIAMASVLLVFQLGQPRIWMSMSRDGLLPPAFSKIHPRYKTPSFSTIVVGFITAVPALFFNLTTVTDLCSIGTLFAFVLVCGGVLMIHGRKDLPPAKFKTPYINSKWIIPASLVLMIIFLYRNHHDDFISFVKNEPQAVEATDILLDMDSTQVDMLRNHVMYYHPKDYTAAGSDLVSYLKAMEPEAYTKLMKQVALPVHMIYESRWERFTHNIPMWIFTLILLIMTVLSFLKNLSLIPVLGVLSCLYMMAQIPVKNWIGFASWLVVGLFIYFLYSRKHSRLI from the coding sequence ATGTTCAAGGGTATATTCAGACGAAAAAAAATCAGCCAAATTGGAGATGAGAGTTTGCATGATGATCATATGCACAAAGTCCTTTCTGTAAAGGACCTTACAGCATTGGGCATTGCAGCAATAGTGGGTGCGGGAATTTTTAGTACCATAGGTACCGCTGCAGCTGAAGGAGGTCCTGGCGTAGTGTTTCTATTTTTGTTTACTGCGGTGGCTTGTGGATTTGCTGCATTTTGTTATGCTGAATTTGCCAGCATGATTCCGGTTTCCGGCAGTGCATACACGTATTCATATGTTGCCTTTGGCGAAATATTCGCCTGGATTATTGGATGGGCTTTGATTATGGAATATGCCATTGGCAACATCACAGTTGCCATCTCATGGAGTGACTATTTTTGCGGATTTCTATCCGGACTTGGTATCCATCTTCCACAATGGATGCAAATGGATTATTTTACTGCGCACAATGGCTATATGGAAGCAGAAGGCTTGATGAAGGCCGGCACCCCATTGGAGAATCTCGGAATGAATATGCAGCTTGCCTATCAGGCCTATCTGTCAGCGCCTGTACTGGGTGGATTCCACTTTGTCGCGGATCTTCCGGCTTTGTTGATCATTTTTATCATTACCTGGTTGGTTTACATAGGGATTAAAGAATCCCGCAATGCTAGTAACATTATGGTGGTGATAAAAATACTCATCGTTATTGCAGTCATTATTGTGGGGGCATTTTATGTTAATCCACAGAATTGGGATCCATTCATGCCGAATGGAATTGGAGGGGTTCTTAAAGGAGTGTCTGCTGTGTTTTTTGCCTACATCGGATTTGATGCCATTTCGACTACCGCAGAAGAGTGTAAGAATCCTCAACGAGACCTACCAAGAAGTATGATGTATGCCATCATCATTTGTACCATCTTGTATGTCCTGATTGCGTTGGTGCTGACCGGAATGGTTAAGTATTCTGAACTTGCAGTGGGCGATCCTCTGGCATTTGTTTTTGCAAAGTTGCACCTTGATTGGATGAGTGGAATTATTGCAGTGAGTGCAATCATTGCCATGGCATCCGTATTGTTGGTATTTCAGCTTGGACAACCACGGATCTGGATGTCCATGAGTCGGGATGGATTATTGCCACCGGCTTTCAGCAAAATTCATCCACGATACAAGACGCCTTCATTTTCAACCATCGTTGTCGGTTTTATAACAGCAGTGCCGGCATTATTTTTTAATCTTACCACCGTCACAGATTTATGCTCCATCGGAACGTTGTTTGCTTTTGTTTTGGTTTGCGGCGGTGTATTGATGATTCATGGACGAAAGGACTTGCCACCTGCGAAATTTAAAACACCTTACATTAATTCTAAATGGATTATTCCTGCTTCCTTGGTGCTGATGATTATTTTTCTATACCGAAATCATCACGATGATTTTATATCCTTTGTAAAGAATGAGCCACAGGCTGTAGAAGCTACCGATATTTTATTGGACATGGACAGCACACAAGTGGACATGCTTCGCAATCATGTAATGTATTATCATCCTAAGGATTATACAGCAGCGGGCTCTGATCTTGTATCTTATTTGAAAGCTATGGAACCTGAAGCATATACTAAGCTCATGAAACAAGTGGCACTTCCGGTGCATATGATTTACGAGTCCCGCTGGGAAAGATTTACACACAATATTCCCATGTGGATTTTTACGCTCATTCTTTTAATCATGACCGTGTTATCCTTCTTGAAAAATCTTTCCCTCATTCCGGTCCTGGGTGTCTTGAGTTGTTTGTATATGATGGCCCAGATTCCGGTGAAGAATTGGATAGGATTTGCCAGCTGGTTGGTGGTGGGATTATTTATTTACTTTTTATACAGTAGAAAACACAGCAGGTTGATTTGA
- a CDS encoding arginine decarboxylase, producing the protein MVHNKYFDLIDQSYYFPQDGFDLEKDELIFNGIPLMMLIEKYGTPFKMTYLPKIGDQIKKAKNFFNKSMKSVGYKGKYFYCYCTKCCHFSYVLEEVLQHDVQLETSSAFDIDLILNLYKNGKIDKERIIVNNGFKTKQYLHNIANLINSGFKNVIPVIDNKFEFDSYEQMVHKKTKMGIRVATEEEPMFEFYTSRLGIRSSEIVQFCKDRFTNHSKFELNMLHFFVDTGIKDTTYYWGELKKGIKTYIELKKNFSSLQAINIGGGLPIRNSLGFEFDYKYMIHQIVQLLKEACEEENIEEPDIYTEFGKYTVGESGATIFSVLEQKQQNDSEIWYMVDNSLMNTLPDSWGIAERFILLPVNKWHNEYRRVNIGGLSCDNSDYYNTEAQNQQLFLPQYERDDKEPLYLGFFHTGAYQDALSGYGGIKHCLIPSPKHLLVDRDENGNLVDWVYSEEQTAKDMLKILGYK; encoded by the coding sequence ATGGTACACAATAAATACTTTGATCTCATAGATCAATCCTATTACTTTCCCCAGGATGGCTTTGATCTGGAAAAAGATGAATTGATCTTTAACGGGATTCCACTCATGATGCTGATTGAGAAATATGGCACCCCTTTTAAAATGACCTATCTCCCCAAAATCGGAGACCAAATTAAAAAAGCCAAAAATTTCTTCAATAAATCCATGAAGTCCGTGGGTTACAAAGGCAAATATTTTTATTGCTATTGCACCAAGTGCTGCCATTTCTCTTATGTGTTGGAAGAAGTGCTGCAGCATGATGTACAGCTTGAAACATCTTCTGCTTTTGACATCGACCTTATTCTGAATTTATACAAAAACGGCAAAATAGATAAAGAAAGAATCATTGTCAACAATGGATTTAAAACCAAACAATATCTTCACAACATTGCCAATCTGATTAATTCCGGGTTCAAAAATGTAATCCCCGTTATTGATAATAAATTTGAATTTGATTCCTACGAACAAATGGTTCATAAAAAAACCAAAATGGGCATTCGGGTTGCAACAGAAGAGGAACCAATGTTTGAATTTTATACTTCAAGACTGGGCATCAGATCATCTGAAATTGTGCAGTTTTGCAAAGACAGGTTCACCAACCATTCGAAGTTTGAATTGAACATGCTGCATTTTTTTGTTGATACCGGTATTAAGGATACTACTTATTATTGGGGCGAACTTAAGAAAGGAATTAAAACATATATTGAATTAAAAAAGAATTTTTCTTCTCTTCAGGCCATTAATATTGGAGGGGGACTTCCCATTAGAAATTCACTGGGTTTTGAATTTGATTACAAGTACATGATCCACCAAATCGTGCAACTGCTCAAGGAAGCCTGTGAAGAAGAAAACATTGAAGAACCGGATATCTATACTGAATTTGGAAAATATACAGTTGGAGAAAGCGGTGCTACCATATTCTCGGTGTTGGAACAAAAGCAGCAAAACGATTCTGAAATCTGGTACATGGTGGACAACTCCTTGATGAACACTTTGCCCGATAGCTGGGGGATTGCAGAACGTTTTATTTTGCTGCCGGTCAACAAGTGGCACAACGAATATCGCAGAGTTAACATTGGAGGATTGAGTTGTGACAATTCAGATTATTATAATACGGAAGCACAAAATCAACAATTGTTTTTACCTCAATACGAACGTGATGATAAAGAGCCTTTGTATTTAGGTTTTTTCCATACAGGAGCCTATCAGGATGCTTTGTCAGGTTATGGAGGTATAAAACATTGCCTCATTCCTTCCCCAAAACATTTGTTGGTGGATAGAGATGAAAATGGAAATCTGGTAGATTGGGTCTACAGTGAAGAGCAGACTGCAAAAGATATGCTAAAGATTCTGGGTTACAAATAG
- the speB gene encoding agmatinase: MNKSYKLATKTYAGIPDKFAKADKAEVILTSIPYDGTSTWGKGADKGFKAFLFASENMELFDIETNSEPYKHGVFLEKPLEVKNDSPEQMVKKVYKKTKDLLKTEKFLTFFGGEHSVSIGILRAFAEKYDNLTVLQLDAHTDLRQEYHGSKYNHACAVAEAQRDTNLIQVGIRSMDIEEKKYLEPTKVYFAHNIMDNDYWMEESIKKMTDKVYITLDLDVFDSSLMPSTGTPEPGGMEWYQVLQYLRMVFQRKEVVGFDIVELAPNPNNPAPDFLTAKLYYKMLAYLFDKKRS, from the coding sequence ATGAATAAATCCTATAAGCTTGCCACTAAAACATATGCAGGCATTCCAGATAAATTCGCGAAAGCAGATAAAGCAGAGGTAATTCTTACTTCTATTCCTTATGATGGAACGAGTACCTGGGGTAAGGGTGCTGACAAGGGCTTTAAGGCCTTTCTATTTGCATCAGAGAATATGGAACTGTTTGATATAGAAACCAACTCAGAGCCATACAAGCACGGAGTATTTCTCGAAAAGCCATTAGAGGTAAAAAATGACAGTCCGGAACAAATGGTTAAGAAGGTTTACAAAAAAACCAAGGACTTATTGAAAACAGAAAAGTTTCTGACTTTTTTTGGCGGAGAACATTCAGTCAGCATAGGAATATTAAGAGCATTCGCTGAAAAGTATGACAATCTTACCGTACTTCAGTTGGATGCACATACTGACTTAAGACAAGAATATCATGGAAGCAAATACAACCATGCCTGTGCCGTCGCTGAAGCTCAGAGAGATACCAATCTTATCCAAGTTGGAATCCGAAGTATGGACATTGAAGAAAAAAAATACCTAGAGCCTACCAAAGTCTATTTTGCACATAACATCATGGACAATGATTACTGGATGGAAGAATCCATCAAAAAAATGACTGATAAAGTTTACATCACTTTGGATCTCGATGTATTTGATTCATCATTGATGCCCAGTACCGGGACTCCGGAACCCGGGGGGATGGAATGGTACCAGGTGTTGCAATATTTGCGCATGGTATTCCAAAGGAAAGAGGTGGTTGGATTTGATATTGTCGAACTCGCACCCAATCCTAATAATCCTGCGCCAGATTTTTTGACAGCTAAGCTTTACTACAAAATGCTTGCTTATTTATTTGACAAAAAAAGATCTTAA
- a CDS encoding deoxyhypusine synthase family protein, which yields MNKGPVSQFIAHHYRHFNAAALLDAAKGYETHLLEGGKMMVTLAGAMSTAELGVSLAEMIRQGKVDIISCTGANLEEDLMNLVAHSHYKRIPNYRDLTPKEEWELLEKGLNRVTDTCIPEEEAFRRLQKHIFDLWKEADDSGARYFPHEYMYKMLLSGVLQQYYEIDPKNSWMIAAAERNLPIVCPGWEDSTMGNIFASYVIKAEIKASTMKSGIEYMVYLSDWYRKNSAGKGVGFFQIGGGIAGDFPICVVPMMYQDLEWHDVPFWSYFCQISDSTTSYGSYSGAVPNEKITWGKLDIHTPKFIVESDATIVAPLIFAWILGW from the coding sequence ATGAACAAGGGTCCTGTTTCTCAATTTATTGCTCATCATTACAGACATTTTAATGCAGCCGCACTCCTGGATGCAGCCAAAGGGTATGAAACTCATTTACTGGAAGGAGGTAAGATGATGGTGACACTTGCAGGAGCTATGAGCACTGCGGAGTTGGGGGTTTCGCTGGCTGAGATGATTCGCCAGGGAAAAGTAGATATTATCTCGTGTACAGGTGCCAATCTTGAAGAGGACCTCATGAATCTTGTGGCCCACAGTCACTATAAAAGAATTCCAAATTACCGTGACCTTACACCAAAAGAAGAATGGGAGCTTCTTGAAAAAGGCCTCAACAGAGTTACGGATACTTGTATTCCGGAGGAGGAAGCCTTTAGAAGACTCCAAAAACACATTTTTGATTTATGGAAAGAAGCAGATGATTCAGGAGCGCGATATTTCCCGCACGAGTATATGTATAAAATGTTGCTCAGTGGTGTGCTTCAACAATATTATGAAATAGATCCGAAAAATTCCTGGATGATCGCAGCCGCTGAACGCAACTTACCAATCGTATGCCCGGGTTGGGAAGATTCCACTATGGGAAATATTTTTGCTTCCTATGTCATCAAGGCTGAAATTAAGGCCAGCACAATGAAAAGTGGAATAGAGTACATGGTTTACCTGTCTGATTGGTACAGAAAAAATTCTGCCGGAAAAGGGGTGGGATTTTTCCAGATTGGAGGAGGAATTGCAGGAGATTTTCCAATTTGTGTAGTACCTATGATGTATCAGGATCTCGAATGGCACGATGTTCCGTTTTGGTCTTATTTCTGTCAGATTTCAGACTCTACAACTTCATACGGTTCCTACTCTGGTGCCGTTCCCAATGAAAAAATAACCTGGGGTAAATTGGACATCCATACGCCAAAGTTTATTGTAGAAAGTGATGCGACCATTGTAGCCCCTCTGATTTTTGCCTGGATTTTAGGTTGGTAA